A region of the Bryobacteraceae bacterium genome:
GCTACGGCCACGGCGTACAATGAACCAATGCGAACCGCTGTAGGACTCGTCATGTGTGTTCCGTTGCTGGCCGGGACGGCGCTGCTGGACGGACGCCGCGTGTACTATGCTTCGGCCGGCGAAGGATCGCGGACCATTGTCCTCATCCATGGCTGGACGTGCGACCACACGTTCTGGGACGCGCAGGTGGCGGCGCTGAAGGGCCGATACCGTGTGCTGGCTGTCGATCTGCCCGGGCACGGGCGGAGCGACCCGGCGCCTGAGTACTCGATGCGGCGGTTTGCGCGCGCCGTGAACGCAGTGCTCGAAAGGGAAGGCGCCGGCAGGGCCATCCTCGCCGGCCATTCGATGGGCGGTGCGGTGATGCTGGAGTTCGTCCGGCTGTACCCAGGCAAAGTTGTCGCCATTGTCGCGGTGGACGCCTATTTCCCGGATCCCGGCGCCTCGAAGCCGCTGGAGACGCTGGCTGCGCAGTTCGAAGGGCCGGCAGCGATGGAGGCCCGCGCGAAGATGGTGCGCGGAATGTTCACCGCCTGGACGCCGCCGGACATCCGACGGAAGGTGGAAACGGTGATGCTGGGCACGCCGGCTGGCGTCGCTGCCGGCGCGATGCGCGGCATGGCCGATCCTTCGGTGTGGAGCGAGGGCCCCATCGATGTCCCGTTTCTCGAGATCGCCGCCGGCTCGAGCGCCTTCATCACCGAGGAGAGCCTGCGGAAACGCTCCCCCCGCGCGGCGCTGATTCGGGTCCCCGACACCGGGCATTTTCTCCACATGGAGAAGCCGGACGAGGTGAACCGGATCCTGCTCTCGTGGCTCGCTGATCAGGGGCTGTAAGCGCACACGGACCGGACGCCCCCGTGTCCGGATCAGCATAGAATAAGATCGGATTCTCTGCCTGGCAGGAGGCGCCGCATGAGTCTTCCCCTGCGATGGATTCCGATCCTGGCCCTGCCGCTGGTGCTGGCCGGGCAGAAACTACCGGACCCGGCGACGAAGGGCGGCATGCCGTTGATGGAGGCGCTCGGGAAGCGGCAGAGCATCCGGTCGTTCAGCGAAAAGGAATTGCCACAACAAGTTTTGTCGAATTTGTTGTGGGCGGCGTGGGGCGTGAACCGCCCGCCGACGGGCCGGCGAACCGCCCCGTCGGCGCACAACCGGCAACCGATTGATCTGTACGTGATCACGCCGAGGGCCGCGTACCTATATGAGGCAAAGACGCACAGCCTCGTCCAGGTGGCCGAGGGCGATCTGCGGCGGCTCGCGGGGCGCCAGGATTTCGTCTACACTGCGCCGTTGAACCTGATCTTTGTGGAGGACACGGCCCGCAGCGGAAACGAGCCGCAGGCGGCCGTGTGGTCCGGCGTCACCGCGGGAGCGATTGCGCAGAACGTGTACCTGTTCTGCGCGAGCGAGGGGCTGGCCACGGTGGTCCGCGGATGGGTGGATCATGAACCGCTGGCCAGGGCCCTGCACCTGAAGCCCACGCAGCGGGTGATCCTGGCGCAGACGGTGGGCTATCCGAAGTGAGGCCCGCCACAGGCGGGCCCGAAAAAGGGAGGGAGCGCCGTGGAAAGGCGGCGCATGCTGGCCATGCTGAACCCGGTGTTGACGGCCGGAGGGACATCCCCTGCGATCTTCCCGCTGCCGAAACCAAAGACGTCAGGAAATGTCTCCGTCGAGCAGGCGCTGCACGCGCGCCGGTCGCTGCGCGGCTATTCGCGGGCGGCGCTGAAGCTTGAAGAGGCGGCGCAACTGCTGTGGGCAGCGCAGGGGATCACATCGCGCAGCGGATATCGGACCGCGCCAAGCGCCGGCGCCCTGTATCCGCTCGAGACGTTTCTGTGCGCGGGCCGCGTGGATGGCCTGCCGGCGGGCGTTTACAGGTACCACCCGGAACAGCACGACCTGCTGTTGCTGGCCGAAGGCGACCGCCGCGCCGAGCTGTCGGCCGCGGCACTGGGGCAGAGCTGGGTGCGGGAGGCCCCGGTGGTGATCGCGCTAGCCGCCGTTTACCGCCGCGTCACCGGGCGCTACCAGCAACGCGGCATCCGGTATGCCTGGATGGAAGCGGGCCACGCGGCCCAGAATGTTCTGCTTCAGGCGACGGCCCTGGGTCTCGGCGGCGTGCCCGTGGGCGCCTTCGACGACCGGAGCGTGGCGCGGATCCTGCGGATGAACTCTGACGAGGACCCGCTCTATCTGATCCCGCTGGGGCGGAGATAAGCCGGCAAAGGGGCCGGGCGCCTCCGGAGACATTCCAGTGGTGTCTGACCCCATTTGTCATTGACGAAGTACCGCGTATTTCAACGGTCAGCGGCTCATATTTCGGGCATTGGGTGTCCGGCTCATTTCATTTCACCGAAACAGCAGCGGGGCGAATTCGTTCAGGTACTGCCGCCAGACGATCCACGTGTGGGCGCCCGGCGTTTCCTGATAATCCGGCTGGAAGCCGTATTTGCGGAACAGCTCCACCGTGGCGCGGGTCGTCTCCAGCAGGAAATCGTCCTTGCCGGTGCGGAACCAGAGCAGCCTCAGCCCCTGGCGGGCCTTCGCATCGCTGAGCTCGGCCCTGTGCCGCTCCTCCCAGGACGGGCCCTGCGGCTGCGGCATGTTCGGCCGGGGCACGATGCCCAGCACGCCCGAGCTGTACACGCCGACCCAGCCGAAGTGATTCGGGTGGGAGAAAGCGATGTTCAGCGTCTGCGCACCGCCCATGGACAGGCCGGCGATGGCGCGGTGGGCGCGGTCGGCGATGACCCGGTAATGCTTTTCGATGTACGGCAGGATGTCCGTCATGAACTCTTTCGGGAACTCGTCGTTGGCAAAGGATCCGGGCGTGCGCGGCGCGCGGCTGGTGTGGCCCGCGGGCATGACGACGATCATCGGCCTCGCTTTCTTCGCCGCGATCAGGTTGTCGAGGATGAAGCCGGCGCGGCCAACGCTGCTCCAGGAGTCGTCCGAATCGCCGGCGCCATGCAGGAGGTAGAACACCGGATACTTCCCTCCGCCCAGCTCATAGCCCGGAGGCGTGTAGACATGCATGCGGCGGAAGCGCTTCAGCACGGTGGAATAGTAAGTCACTTCGGCCACCGCGCCATGGGGCACGTCGGCAGTGTCCATGAAAGCCTGCCCGGGGATGTGGACCAGGCTCCACGAGTTGTTGTTGGACTCGCTGGTCGACGGGTTGCGCGGGTCGATCACCGGCACTCCATCGACGAAGAAATGGTAGCGGTAGGAGCCCGGCTCGATGGGCCCGAGCACCACTTCCCAGACGCCGTTTTCGGCCTTGTTCATCGCCGCGCCCTTCTGGTTGCCGGGGATGTCGGTACCGATCAGGCGGACCTCTGACGCCTTGGGCGCATAAATGCGGAATGCCACACGGTTGCCCTCCAGGAGTTCGGGCGAAGCCACCTGCGGAACCGCCGGCTGTTGCGGCGGCTGAGCGCAGAGGAGTGTGAGTGAAGCGGGCAGGATGGCAGAAAACAACACTCGCCAGCCAGACATGGAATCACCTCGATTTCGATGAGAAGACTCGAATCGGCGCGCAGGGCGCAGACTCTCGAACAAAGGCGAAACCGGCGCGCCCGAGGTAACGCGCCCCTTGCCGGCGGGCGGGGTTTACTTCTCCAGCAGGAAGTGGCCCACCACCATGGCATCGATGCCGGACGAATAGAAGCTGCGCACGGCATCGCGCGGCGTGCACACCAGCGGGTCGCCGAAGAGATTGAAGCTGGTGTTGTAGAGCACGGGCAGGCCGGTGCGGCGGCCCCACTCGATCAGGAGCTGGTGGAAAAGCGGGTTCTCTTCGCACGAGACAATGTGGACGCGCACCCAGCCGGGCCCCAGCACGGCGGCCTCGAACGTGCGGCGATGCTTTTCCCTGACACGGCCCACGGTGGCGAGGAAGCGCGCGTTCGGGCCGGCCTCGAAGTATTCGCCGGCGGCCTCTTCGGGCACGGAGGCGGCGAATTTGCGGAAGCCCTCGCGGTGTTTGATGTAGACGTTGAGGTTCTCGGTCGAGTAGGGATCCAGCGGCGAAGCGAGGATGGAGCGGTTGCCGAGGGCGCGCGGGCCGAACTCCATCCGGCCCTGCATCCAGGCGACGATCCGGTCCTGGGCGAGCTGCTCGATGGCCGCGGCCAGCAGCTCTTCGCGCGTGGGAAGGAAGCGGAAGCGCAGTTTGCAGTTTTCGAGGACCCGCTTGATCTGTTCGGCGCCGAACTCGGGCCCGAGGCACAGCGTGCGAAGCGGACGGCGGGGCGCCTCCGGCCGCATGTGATGCCAGGCGTGCCAGGCGGCGCCGAGCGCGGTGCCGGCATTGCCCGCGGCCGGCTGGACGAAGACCTGGTCCCAGCGGCCGCTGCGCTCGAGCGCGGCCACCAGCAACGCGTTCAGGCCCAGACCGCCTGCCAGGCAGAGATTCCCGCCTGAGCCGGCGAAGTCCATCACCATCTGTTCGACCGCAGCCTGAATGCTGGCGGCGACGTCCGCCTTCATGGCCTCCGGAATCGCCCCGCCTTCCGGCAGGCCAAGCGCCTGATAGAAGCGCGCGCCGAAGCCTCCTGCTTCGCGGCGGTCCATGTCGAACCAGCTCTGGTCGGCGCGGAAGCCCGCGCCCTCGCGGCGAAGGATCTCGTGAAAAACGGCGGCGTACTTCGGCTCGCCGGAGGCCGAAAGCCACTGGACCTTGTGCTCGTCCATCGACGGGCGGAAGCCGAGCAGCTCGGTGACGCGGCTGTAAAGATCGCCGAGCGAGTCGGGGAAGGACAGTTCGGCCTCGAGCCGCAGTTCATTGCCTTCGGCGCGCCAGCGCGAGCCGCAGCGGAAGTCGCCGGCATTGTCGACGGCGACCACGGTGGCGCGCTCGAAGGGCGAGCCGTAATAGGCGCTGGCGGCGTGGGCCTGATGGTGATCGACGCTGACGACGCGCGCCTGCGGGAAGGTGCGCCGCAGTTCGAGGTGGATGTGCCGCGCGAGGTGTCCTTCGCCGAGCGGGCGCGCCAGGGCCACGGTCAGCACGTCTTCGGGGCGCACGCCGGCCGCTTCCAGCGCTGCGAGAATGGCCTCCTGGGGCAGCCCGCCGCGCAGATGACGCGGGGCCACCTTCTGCTGTTCCACGGCCGCCGCCAGTTCGCCGCCTTTCAGCACGGCGCAGGCGGCGTCCCTCATCAGT
Encoded here:
- a CDS encoding alpha/beta hydrolase produces the protein MCVPLLAGTALLDGRRVYYASAGEGSRTIVLIHGWTCDHTFWDAQVAALKGRYRVLAVDLPGHGRSDPAPEYSMRRFARAVNAVLEREGAGRAILAGHSMGGAVMLEFVRLYPGKVVAIVAVDAYFPDPGASKPLETLAAQFEGPAAMEARAKMVRGMFTAWTPPDIRRKVETVMLGTPAGVAAGAMRGMADPSVWSEGPIDVPFLEIAAGSSAFITEESLRKRSPRAALIRVPDTGHFLHMEKPDEVNRILLSWLADQGL
- a CDS encoding nitroreductase — encoded protein: MERRRMLAMLNPVLTAGGTSPAIFPLPKPKTSGNVSVEQALHARRSLRGYSRAALKLEEAAQLLWAAQGITSRSGYRTAPSAGALYPLETFLCAGRVDGLPAGVYRYHPEQHDLLLLAEGDRRAELSAAALGQSWVREAPVVIALAAVYRRVTGRYQQRGIRYAWMEAGHAAQNVLLQATALGLGGVPVGAFDDRSVARILRMNSDEDPLYLIPLGRR
- the yieL gene encoding hypothetical protein, with the protein product MSGWRVLFSAILPASLTLLCAQPPQQPAVPQVASPELLEGNRVAFRIYAPKASEVRLIGTDIPGNQKGAAMNKAENGVWEVVLGPIEPGSYRYHFFVDGVPVIDPRNPSTSESNNNSWSLVHIPGQAFMDTADVPHGAVAEVTYYSTVLKRFRRMHVYTPPGYELGGGKYPVFYLLHGAGDSDDSWSSVGRAGFILDNLIAAKKARPMIVVMPAGHTSRAPRTPGSFANDEFPKEFMTDILPYIEKHYRVIADRAHRAIAGLSMGGAQTLNIAFSHPNHFGWVGVYSSGVLGIVPRPNMPQPQGPSWEERHRAELSDAKARQGLRLLWFRTGKDDFLLETTRATVELFRKYGFQPDYQETPGAHTWIVWRQYLNEFAPLLFR
- a CDS encoding carbamoyltransferase codes for the protein MIVVGLGGLMRDAACAVLKGGELAAAVEQQKVAPRHLRGGLPQEAILAALEAAGVRPEDVLTVALARPLGEGHLARHIHLELRRTFPQARVVSVDHHQAHAASAYYGSPFERATVVAVDNAGDFRCGSRWRAEGNELRLEAELSFPDSLGDLYSRVTELLGFRPSMDEHKVQWLSASGEPKYAAVFHEILRREGAGFRADQSWFDMDRREAGGFGARFYQALGLPEGGAIPEAMKADVAASIQAAVEQMVMDFAGSGGNLCLAGGLGLNALLVAALERSGRWDQVFVQPAAGNAGTALGAAWHAWHHMRPEAPRRPLRTLCLGPEFGAEQIKRVLENCKLRFRFLPTREELLAAAIEQLAQDRIVAWMQGRMEFGPRALGNRSILASPLDPYSTENLNVYIKHREGFRKFAASVPEEAAGEYFEAGPNARFLATVGRVREKHRRTFEAAVLGPGWVRVHIVSCEENPLFHQLLIEWGRRTGLPVLYNTSFNLFGDPLVCTPRDAVRSFYSSGIDAMVVGHFLLEK